A portion of the Macaca mulatta isolate MMU2019108-1 chromosome 4, T2T-MMU8v2.0, whole genome shotgun sequence genome contains these proteins:
- the LOC114677626 gene encoding eukaryotic translation initiation factor 1 yields MSAIQNLHSFDPFADASKGDDLLPAGTEDYIHIRIQQRNGRKTLTTVQGIADDYDKKKLVKAFKKKFACNGTVIEHPEYGEVIQLQGDQRKNICQFLVEIGLAKDDQLKIHGF; encoded by the coding sequence ATGTCCGCTATCCAGAACCTCCACTCTTTCGACCCCTTTGCTGATGCAAGTAAGGGTGATGACCTGCTTCCTGCTGGCACTGAGGATTATATCCATATAAGAATTCAACAGAGAAACGGCAGGAAGACCCTTACTACTGTCCAAGGGATCGCTGATGATTACGATAAAAAGAAACTAGTGAAGGCGTTTAAGAAGAAGTTTGCCTGCAATGGTACTGTAATTGAGCATCCAGAATATGGAGAAGTAATTCAGCTACAGGGTGACCAACGCAAGAACATATGCCAGTTCCTCGTAGAGATTGGACTGGCTAAGGACGATCAGCTGAAGATTCATGGGTTTTAA